The Porites lutea chromosome 7, jaPorLute2.1, whole genome shotgun sequence genome includes the window GGGAAAATGAGCCCAAAAATCCTCctagaaaagaacaaggaaaggaaaaatagaaagagcgaggagaaagaaacgaggagaagaaagaagaacaatgGCTGCACTCTCAGCTTTTATGTTGACTTCTTTGGAGATagttgttgaaagaaaaaacggttTGAGGGGAGAGCTCTATTTTGGCTTTAACGTTATTCAAAAATCCAGCTCTGATATATATTTTCTTACCCTTGCGGCTAACAGAAATCTGATAAAAAAGATATCTTTTAAAAGCTAATGATTAACGgctttcatttttcagatttaaaGCCTTACGactaaatttgttgtagttttacagCCAACAGTGCATTCTATTACTGTGAAAGCGTCCTGTTGTTTTGGGGTTCCTTGAGTGGAACATGGGCTTCCTGTGCAAAAGCCAACGGTGTTTAGTATTTATcccttttgaaaaaagaaattgaatttaataaatataataaatataacaCTACTGTAAAactttaaggtcaaaaaatttagaattttgAAACTATCCAGTTTTCAATATCAATAAATAAAAGTGTGTGAAGAAATAACACACACACAATAAAGATGGAAAAGATTATGAAAAGAATGCAATTaacaaagtgcagaaaaaataaaattaactatTTTAGTCTGTACAAAACACGCACACAttaaaaaagtgcaaaactACAATGAATACAAGAAAGGtgtaaatttaaagtttttgtacAGTCAGCAATAGCTAGTCCTCATCTGAGTCTGAGAGTACAGAAGCTCTGATCCTTTTCCATGTACGTCGTGGCTCTGTGCTTTGGTGAGTTGGCACTGGCATATTAGGTAGACCTGGAAAGCAAGGAAATGCACCATAGAAATTCACTGTACCTGTAAAGTTGTTGATGGTACTGAAACTGTTGCTGGAAGAACTGGCTTGAAGGGGTAGTCTATCCTTATTGGCGCTGCTGTTAGCAGGTTGTTGTTGAATATCACTTGTTTGCTTGCATCCACTGATTATATTTCACAGTTCCCTGGCCTGACTCTCGTCATCTCCTTCATATGAATTAAGGCTGAGAATATTACGGTGTCCAGTAACATCAATAATCTTGTCCCTCGGGACAACAGCATTCTTTAGCTTTTGCACACAAGTTTTTCTGCTCGAATGATTGGTAATTTTCTTACCAGTGGCAGCAGTTAAACCAGACTTGACAGCCATGTCTTTCATAAGCTGTCCAATTTTGTGTTTACCCATTCGTTGTCTGTTAAACCATACTTGGCCCTTGGGTTTTGAAATAGTTTTCAAGTAGAATGGCCCACTGTCTCTCAATTCTGGTGGTCGTCTAGACAGCATTTCTTCGAAAAGCATTACAGGGCATCTTTCGCCGCCGGTCGAAAACATTTTGGGTTGTACAGTTCTGTGGGCGATCCGGAGATCTCCTTGCCTCGTTTTTGTAGGACCTTCTTTAAAAGTTATGTATTTGACAACGCTGTCAGGACTGGTTATGATGCTGAAATCTTCCACCATCATTGAATAGTGCTCTTGTCTCCCTCGGAGGCCAAAGTGTTCagtaacatttttaaagtttacatTGACCAGAGCTTGAGCAGAATGTTTACCGAGCTGACCTGACTGCCAGAGgaattcttcgtcttcttcattCAAAGCGTGAGATGCATTTTTTTCGCTTTCCGTAACCTTTCACTCTCAATTCTCTTGCTTTCGCCTCAAGTTGTTGCCTTGACTTTTCAAATTCGCGGTATCGCAAGATGCTGTGTTTTTTGCCCGCGTTTTTTAAATGGCGGTCCAACGCGCTCTGCATCACTGCCAGACTTTCTGGTTCATATTCGCCGCCGTCTTTTTTTCGAATTTCGGCAAAGAAGCGGCAGACAATTGCATCTAGCTCTTCTGGAGGGATATCTTCAAAACGTCTCGCTTCGTTACGCTGGAATTTCCACTCGATGAAAACGTTCAACCACGTTTTTGTGCTCTTGGCGGTGTTTGAGTTTTCGTTTCTGCTTCTAAGAGAACTGCTAAAGATggaaaaaattggcaaattttcTTCACTGAATTCCTCCATGTTGTCAACAACAATGGCGTCCTGTCCTGCTTTCAGTGCTGACGTTTGCTTACTGCTGATTGGTTGGTTTCACAATCCATTGTTTTTTCTCGGATTTCATTGGCTGAAACAAACTGTCCTATTTTTTCCCAAATAGGACAGTTTCTACATTTTTACTCAAATTCCATATTGAAAACTGTCCAAATTAAATCCCAAATTGGACAGTTCTGAGAAATTAAAGGACAATAGCCGTGCTGACAATACTGGATTAACTGACTgctatataattattactagtatattaacatatgttgtatattttaattttatcatattatatttataataattagtAGTTAGATACCctgtattaaattattatagaaagaaatcatgtaatgcgcgcttgatcatttcatggaaagcgcgcaatataagaattaaattattatatcATTATTTATTGATTGGTCGAGAAATAAACCACATGTTATTTGACCTTTGTCAGTAGCTAGCTTCAGATTGTCAGTAATTTCAAGAATAGCTTGTTCAGTGGAATATCCTGTCCTAAATCCAAACTGATACCGTaatattccgaaaataagcccctccgtgtataagcccctccaaaaataagcccgtcaaaccggtaacgcaaaaaaccctccgttaaatcgcccctccaaatataagcctccaGGGGCCTGTACTTGGAAAAtcgccctcaaatacaaagtaaaacaaaacaaaaacgttaattttacttccaactataaggctagcccaatcgattttgaaacgcaaatttccccccgtggataagcccctccgaatataagcccctccaaaaataagcccctctaaaagagtctttgaaaaatataagccccagggcttattttcgaaattttacgaTATTTGTACAAGATTTGATGTTTGTCTATGAACAAAAGTAAttgattttattaaaaactgaatcattggataatgcaattctagcattttgattggcttagccattatggtatatgagccattataccatgctctccatatatggtcggtgtacgcttcagtttaaaattggaagctagctgagattttttttcgggaaggatagaacggcgcccgaagcaaatcgtgttaattcatttcttggaatactagaaatgcaatttcatcgaaagaaaaaatacaaaaacaagcaaaaaagccacaacaacttgtttgaaagtttgtcgaaaaacacatgacaATACATGGAACTAGGTACCTGGACCAGCTacaaaagaagacaagtgttttcttcatgatcgcgaagccattcgccgatcgattcactcgccgatagataactgcggcttgtttatccgacttcaagaatataaatcacaagaaaccagctacaaatacaggctatgcagtcattcactagagcaatcgaggcggcagtatagcttcttttcttgttccgcaaaaccagcttgtggcttcaaataacttcataacaagcgaccgaggtaatagtttttctccatTGTTCCTACTTTTGTatctgcaccgaaaatccaaattcacagtaatttcgatggctgtcacttaaaaattcatttccttcacattatctgccaggtttttttagctgtcctgctttgaaaaatcctagaatcccgatgacttttcaaaaatgttcatcgctacaatgttttgattcttcattcatgcagtccaggcgagttcGTTCGCGCgatgacagttttgatagacgtgtgacatgtgaataggggaagtcccttgtctttttcggtttgttctaacaaaattattaaagtCGGGGAGATCCAACAAGATTTTGtgggtgtttttaataaaacaattagtccactcgcgcttgttggataggagatgattatagccaactcggcgctacgcgcctcgttggctatctatcatctcatatccaacgcgcactcgtggaataattagggactttaagatctggGACGCGACGACTTCTAGAACGCGGTGGCTGATAAAAGGACTGAAACTAGAACGCCGTCGTTTGCGCGCGAAAAGTAAAGTTAAGATCTCCGTCGCGATGCAGGACGACGCGGCTGCAAACCGCTCTTTATCAGTGTGATTCTTCGGCAATTCTTTCGCAGAAATAGCCATGGCATCATTTAAGAAAGTCCAAGAAATGCTTTGTTTGTGCTTTGTTCGATAGCATCACCTCCACTTCTTCGTTGACGCTTCGGTTTGTCATCGCTTTCATCCGCTGATGAACCTCTTTTCTTCGTCTCTGACAGCTTCGATTCTCCATCGCTTTTAGTCTAACATCTTCCGCTTTAGCCCGATCGTATTGATGTTTTTTGCTAGCTGTTCCCTGTCTTTCCTGTAATTCCGCTTCGCCACTTTCCTCCAACGCGATTATCATATCCAATAGGTTTTCTATTTCCGTTGGCTCATCGGGAGTTATCCCAGTTGCTTTTTCCTCCGCTAGAAGTTTCTTCTTATGCTTGTAAACAAGGATTCCCACGTGGTCTCGGACTGATCGCTTATCAACCCTGAATTTCGGCACAGTGCATTTGTTCAAGGTGTCTGCTATTTTTTCCCACATACTGCTTCTTTGTGTTGACCCTTTCTTAGTTGTGTAGGGATTTACATTGACGACTTCTCTGCATAGAATGGCTTCATGATCATGTGTCCAAAACATTACTGAACTAAAGGGAAGCATAAAAACACACGcagtttaataaaattaaattaaataatatagGCTTAAAATTGGCTTTTAGCGGCAGATGAACGCAATAAATCGAGAATTGAAACGGTACAAGAGACGAGAAGAGTATTCAGAAGACTCCTACATTCACTATTTGCAGTTTTAGCTCGTGACTTACTTGCAAGCCTTGCTCGAAGTCGAAAACGAAGGCACTGCCATTTTATAACCTTCGTACAcctgaaagaaatttaaaaataatcaaaatccttcCATCTCTGCGATTTAAAATGTCGCCAGAAATTACGTCCAATGATCCTAGAAGGCGATTTTACATGTTTCGAGGAATATATCATCATTTAATTTAAGCACAGGAACAAATATACTCACGTTTTGTACAGAACGTCAAACCCGCAAAACCCACGTTCTCGACGCGACCTGGTAACACCAGGACAACGGCTTGAGCATGCGCAACATGTCTCctctttgaaaatttacttcctGTCGCGTCTTACAGCCGTCGCGTctcggatcttaaagtccctattgttaaacagcggagctctggcgcgcgaagtgcgcctgcggagcaccatgggtaagtaaatctacccatcccagaaaattggGTAATCACGtcaccgtacaccgcccgcccgtccgtctgcaccacagggcaaccaatgttcaatctcacactttctagctagtttgggagcacatgaagactgatattgcacacatattgcacatcaatgttgtgatcaattgacagctgtcaaaacagggtatccgctgaccagaagcacctgaccatatcgcgggctcaggtgtcgacccatcgaggtgtttttgaagttatccgctgacaagttactagttttcaaatgattgcaggctcaagtttaatatttttttaattcatatgaaatatgttgtgttttatatgtgccgcacaattaaaattttgatttcaaactgacctcggaagctaaaattcagccagtttctACAGGCAGGGACGACATGCCAGTCgcttttaacttttctcaccaaggtcacgcgttggtcacgctctacgtccaatttttatactctgattggtcaaaatttgacaggtgagttcttgcggaaaatttatgcagcatcttaaatcttgtttactttgacagctgaaacagacagagttttgtgtcaacttgtgatgtttttaactgtctttttccactgaatgtacaaagtgaaattcagctgctatcaagagtcttctgttattcatggctggtttctttattgggtttttggttgagaaatacgtggctttggcaaagtcggaaatccaATTTTGATGGCATCGTTTTTCACCCTGCTTGATGCGCAAGACGGTTGAAAAGTCGGAAAAATTTCTGGCCtcacttgatagttttcagtgcacctcgaatggtaagcctgagtaattattgtatttgatgtttgttttttatatctaatttaatgaagtcgagcgtagtttatgcggctatttggtttatgcacgtttgtaagatttgagacaatgatctgaccgagtatcaggtttgatcaTAAGCTTATAGAACCTTAAAAAGTCttcagacattttctcaccgcaaatagatagaaaacgttccaaagaatatttagttataattctggctgtagaagaaagctttgagcgattttcttgcctcgagttcatctttcaaaaaagcaaacaccgggaagtcggcttaaaacataaacaaggattttcagagacactgtaatacttgtcttcgtgaatgaaaattgttgtctctgtatatgtttcagcgaattattttccttttattgattattagtagtctcttttgcaattttcatcgctgtgccgtttgttttcagtcgctcatgaacatcgcttgcaggagtagtcaaaatgccgcgcgttataaaacgattaaataaaaaaataaacataatattaTGTTGAAGCGCATAAGTGTGtttatcttaatttaaacagtcgactttggcgcttgtcgaaagtgagaaccggctagccgtataggtgattttggaaatttttttaacggtttcgctaaaagcccacgcgtgcttcgatcgtcctgaatattgaatgaatacAATTTGTATtccaaaattgtgaaatactgcattctgccCGAGGTCTGTAtaataaaaacagcgcctcatggtactgtttcacctcagatgttatgtataaaaagtatgaaaggTTGGTTTATACGTCTTgtaagattttgtaaagctttaaaacttgtcgaacgcacaaaattcggcctgatttgttttgcaggcctaatctactgtgatcaggagttattatggctcttaaatgtgatcgaagatgattgctatttttttggtgtacatatcaggctatcaactcgatgtaagattaagttcactcttagatggactgtttgcaaattatttttccctaaaatcacttagcctttccctcaaaagtcacatgaatgtgctctaaagttaactgatttgtggaatacaagtttattgtttgatttaaattgtaaattcgagttaataggagcttcgcttttagccctggctaaatctatatattagactAGACGCTCGAGCACTTTACTAAAAGGTAAGAGAGTTGCTATGAGCCGATAGTTGCTAGGGTCTGTAGCATCACCACCCTTATACACTGGGGAAATTTGTGagacttttaaaatatcagGAACAATTCCAGTTTCAATAGACTGGTTATAATATATATGTTAAAGGTATTGACAATGGCTGGCATGGCTGGGCAGCTATTTCAATTAATTTATCAGGAATATCTAAGGATGACTTATGATCatttaaacatttaaaaagTGAACATACTTGGGTTTCAGTGACACTGGACATAACAAAGCTAGCTACTGGAGTCGATCTTTTGAATTGGGTCGGACTTCCATCACAATGTTCAATTCTTTTGGCCAGGTTTTGACCCACATTGACAAAATGCTCATTAAATTGATCAGCGATCTCAGCCTTATCAGTGCAAGCTCTATTGTTACACGTTTAATTTTCGAGATGGAAGTTTGTCCCTTTGAGTTGCGCTTAACTAGCATACCAATCAATTTCCAAGATGCTTTTAGGTTGCTTTTACATAGGTCAAAGTGTTGTGAGAAGTAAGTATTTTTGCAAATGTTCTTAAGCCAATTCAATTTGTTAGCATACTTTTTTATATTCCGTCACCTTAATTGGATTGTTAGAAAGAAAGTGTGTTTTGTATAATTTATGCTTAGTTTTGATTGATTTGAGAATACCATTAGCTATCCACGGCTTAGTACacaatttctgttttttttgggACAATTGCCTAATTGGTGCATGTTTATTTGCAATTGATTTAATCAGGTCAGTTATTTTATTAGCTATCATTACTATAGATAGCATTCCATTGACTGCATTGATATCCTGTAAGTAAGATTCTTGATCAAAATTGTTGTAATCTCTATGATCCTTTTATCTCTGTGTACGAACTTGACAATCACCCAATGCTTCACATTCTTGGTGTCCGGAAGCCGGTGAGCTGCTGCTAAATAAACATCATCAACATTTACATCGATTAAACCACCAATCTCTTTGATAAGCTGCTTTGGACttttcctctttccttttctctgATTAAAATGATATTCTTTGGACAAAACTTTGATGCAAACGCAGTGGCCaggatagttttttttctttagtttaaatTCAGGCCAAGATTGAGGGGGAGCAAGAGAATGCATGGCTCTTGGGGGTAGCCATTTTATAACTTGAAGTTGTTATTGTTGCTTTAAATTCTAATAGTTCTGGCAAATAACAGTAATTCGCATAAAATATCCCAAAAAGAACGGCAATTTAGATGTAATTCAAACCTATTAACGTAAGTTAAACGGGCAATAAAAACGAACAACTTGTTTTGCCATATTCGTAGGGAAGGGGGTACTCGACTAGTAGAGGAATTTATGTtatgaaaccctgaccctgtttaggacaaaaaaaaaaaattcctaaaccACGTACCCGGTCAAGGGAAACAGCTTCAACTTtagaaaagcgccctggggacgaggttgaaaatGCACGCTGTCCTGTTTTAAAtccatttattggcaattgcaatagAGCCAGAGAAAATTCACTTTGTAGGCCATAATAATGCTGGTCAATTCTCaacaagaagacaaacaaacGTGAGAAAACTGCGTCTGAGTTgccgaaaaaaaggaaaagttgaAACGTTGAAAGGTTCCGGAGGTCTCAAAACCTATTTACAGGTTTGAGAAATCAttgtttcaaacagcaaaagggACATCATCTCGTCATCTCtgagaaaaacaacaagccTAACACGCATCTAGATTTAGATAGAATTCGCATATGGCTTGCAGCTAATAAACTTACACTAAACACAACTAAGACAGAATTTTTTCTTAATTGGGTCTAGGCAAAGACTGTCAACGCTAGAAAGAAATCCCATAATTGAAATTAACAAGTTTCCGATAAAACAAGTGTCGACTTCAAAATCCCTAGGTGTTCACATCGATGGAAATCTTTCTTGGGAGTGTCATATTAACGAAATCTCTAAGAAGATTGCTTCTGGCATAAGTGCGATTAAGCGTATTAGGTACTTTCTCCCTTTTGAGATTCTACTTAACGtatacaattcactggtacagccacactttgattactgtaatgtagtATGGGGAAACTGTTCTAAGAACCTATCAtctaaattgcagaaattgcagAATCGCGCCGCTCGTGTTCTGACTTTCTCTAATTATGACTGCAGTACtagtgaattatttcaaaatttaaagtggtcgaaacttgtccatcagCGCGCAGTTAGTAAAGCAACAATGATGCATAGCATTGTAAATAACACAGTTCCAGAGTATCtgacttcgcgttttgttcgtcgctgcgatttaactagttataaccttagagagaatgaattcaagctcgctgttccacaGCCACGTACTGAATTTAACAAAAGAAGTCTTTCTTAGCGGAAGTGTGTTATGGAACAGCTTGCCTCTGGAGGTGCGGCAATTGACATCCCCTAGTATGtttaagggaaaattaagaGACATAAATTTCGGTTGACAAATAACTTAATCAGCTATATACTGTTTTTACACACGGCCTCCTTGAAATGC containing:
- the LOC140943680 gene encoding uncharacterized protein, with translation MAVPSFSTSSKACNSVMFWTHDHEAILCREVVNVNPYTTKKGSTQRSSMWEKIADTLNKCTVPKFRVDKRSVRDHVGILVYKHKKKLLAEEKATGITPDEPTEIENLLDMIIALEESGEAELQERQGTASKKHQYDRAKAEDVRLKAMENRSCQRRRKEVHQRMKAMTNRSVNEEVEVMLSNKAQTKHFLDFLK